The genomic interval GGGCTTTTTCGTTTCAAGGATTACTCTCCGTAATCAAATTGTCAGATGCACTGCATAGAACTGTAATAGGTCTCCCCTAGATTGACTCTCAACATTAGTCAGCGATTCAATGATTTGTGAGGGCATGATATGAAGATATCTATTTTTGGTGGTGGTTACGTCGGACTTGTGCAAGCAGCTGTACTATCCGAAGTAGGTCATGACGTAACGTGCGTCGATATAAATCCACGAAAGGTAGATGCTTTAAATCGCGGTTTGATCCCAATATACGAGCCAGGTCTTGATGTTTTGGTGAAGCAGGGACTCTCTAAAGGATTGCTGACATTTACCATTGATGCAGAAGAAGCCATTCAGCATGCCACTGCCATTTTTATAGCGGTAGGTACTCCACCGGACGAAGATGGTTCGGCAGATTTGCAGCATGTGCTCAAGGTTGCAGAAACCATCGCTCAGTACATGAATGAGTATAAAGTCATTATTAATAAAAGCACTGTACCCGTAGGCACTGGTGCAAGAGTAAAGTCAGTAGTCCGCGAACAATTGAAGTCTCGAAATGTAATTTGCGAATTTGATGTGGTTTCGAACCCTGAGTTTTTGAAGGAAGGTGCAGCGGTTGCAGATTGTCAGCGTCCTGATCGTATCGTGATTGGAGTTGAATCGGACAAAGCCGCTAACATCATGCGTGAGATTTACGAACACTTTAATCGTAATCATGAAAAGATAATTCAAATGGATATACGAAGCGCGGAGCTGACCAAGTATGCAGCGAATTGCATGCTGGCAACAAAAATCAGCTTTATGAATGAGATGGCTAACTTAGCAGAAAAACTTGGTGCCGATATCGAAAGTGTCCGCCAAGGGATCGGTAGTGATCCACGCATTGGCTATCACTTTATATATCCTGGTTGTGGCTACGGGGGGTCTTGCTTCCCTAAAGACATCAATGCTTTGTTAAATACGTCGCGACAGGTCAGTTACGATGCGAAGATTTTGAAAGCAGTAGATCGCGTTAACCAAAAACAAAAGCAAGTGCTATTCAATAAATTACATCAGGTATTCAATGGTGACTTAGTCGGTCGGACTATTGCGTTGTGGGGTTTAAGCTTTAAGCCAGAGACCGATGACACTCGTGAAGCAACGAGCTTGGTGCTTATTAACGCGTTATTGGAAGCGGGGGTTGCTGTCCAAGCATATGATCCTCAGGCTAGAGCTGAGGTTGGCAATATATATGGAGATCAAGAAGAGCTTACTCTCACTGACAAAAAAGAAGATGCACTGATCGCTGCAGATGCACTCGTAATTGTCACCGAGTGGAAGGAGTTCCGAAGTCCCAACTTCGAATTGATTCAGCAAAGCTTAAATTACCCGATCATTGTCGATGGCAGAAACTTATACTCACCACAAAAAATGAAACAGCTTGGTTTTATTTATTATGGAGTTGGAAGAGGTGAGTCGATTAAAAAACAACCGGCTGTGATAATGACAGCACCGAAAGAAATGGTGCAATAATTATTGCGTCTGAACAATTCCGGTGCGTCTTGAAGAAACAAAGACTTCAAAAATATCAATTTAAATTGTACGTAAAGCAATCTATGCGATAGTAATTTTCTAGTATGAAAGTATTGGTAAGAGTATTTTTTATACTCATTTGATTGATTGTTAATCAGCAGTGTAAGACATATCTTACAAGTAAAATGTCATTTCTCTTTCTGTCACAAAATTGTGTTCATTTTCGTCACTGATCAATTGATCTGTAACAAAATGAAACTATAATGCCAATCCGATCACAAAACCTTTACTTGGTTGCAAACTATTCAAAGTAACAAAGATCTAAAGGAAGTCACTCGTAAACAAATGGAATTGTATGAAGCGCTCCTCTTTACACATTATGAGAGATACGGTCCACGCGTTACTGATGCGTGAACTGAAGACGCGTTTTGGTAACTCCAAGCTTGGTTATTTTTGGGCGATTGCTGAGCCTGCAGCGCAAGCATCCATTATTGCTATTTTGTTTACGCTCATTGGGCGAAACAGTCTTGCTGGCGTTCCTGTCGCGTTATTCTTGATTTCAGGAGTGATGCCATTTAAAAGCTTTAGCAAGGTAGTTAACCAGTTGTCGTCAGGCATTAACGCAAACAAAGCCTTGTTCGCTTACCGCCAAGTCAGCCCGATCGATCCTATTATTACCCGTTTCATTATTGAGTTGGCCACATTTTTCATTGTGTACCTGATTATCTTAGCGGTTATGTTTTGGTTAGGGTTTGAGGTTGTACCGCAAGACTTGCTAATGCTGATTACGGTATCACTTTTACTTTTGGCAATGGGATTTGGAATAGCGCTATGTATGAATAGCGCTGTTAGTTACTGGCAAGACGCCACCAAATTACTGAGCATGGTTATGATGCCAATGTTTTTTATTTCAGGCATTTTATATACGGCAACTATGATTCCTGCCAAATTTTGGTATCTATTTTCTTGGAACCCTGTATTCCATGCTATGGAATTAAGTCGAACTGCCTTTTTTGCAAGCTATGAAACACCGGTAGGGGATTTGGGCTATCTGGCATTGGTAGCACTTGCGTTTAATGTTCTGGGTGTCATGTTGTATCGAGTTAATAGAGTGAGGTTTATTACCTCATGATTAAATTCGACAACCTGAGCAAATACTACCCAACCAAGCAAGGCCGTCGCTATGTACTTAAAAACGTTAATTTGGCCATTCCCACCGATGTGAATATTGCCGTGCTTGGCCCAAACGGCGTTGGCAAATCAACTTTAATTCGCATGTTAGGTGGTGCCGATTATCCAAGCCAAGGGGCCATATTGAGCGACAAAAAAATATCTTGGCCATTAGGTTTACAAGGTGGACTGCAAGGCAGTATGACAGGGCGAGAAAATGCACGCTTTGTCGCGCGTATACACGGTATTAAAGATACAAAGGAAATAGAAGAGAAAGTAGCTGAATTCGCTGAAATAGGTGCTTATTTTGATGAGCCTGTAAAGACCTATTCAAGCGGTATGAAATCTCGCGTCACCTTTGGTTTAACCATGGGGTTTGATTTTGATTTCGATGTATTACTTATCGACGAACTTGGTGCTGTAGGGGATGCCAATTTCCGTAAAAAAAGCCAAGCAGTATTAAAAGAAAAGTTTGAAAGTACCAAACTCATTATGGTGAGCCATTCAATGGGCGAATTAAGGAAACACTGTCAATCAGGCATCCTTATCAAAGACCAGACACTCGTCTTTTTCTCCGACCTAGAAGAAGCCATACATTCCTACGAGGAAACCTATGTCAGAGCCAGCTAAGCAGCTTAGTAGTTTTCAGCGCAAAGCGCGTAAGCTACAACGCGATCCAAAACAATTTTTTGTGGATAGTAAAGCCTATGTCAGTACACGTAAGGCCGCATATATTGCTTGGGCGAAACTAGGTTCATTTGCCATTGTATTACTAGCATCACTCTTAGTTGTTACGTATTACGGCATAGTAGCCAGCCCAAGATATGTCAGTGAGACTCAGTTTGTTGTAAAGCAAGCTGGCAGTAACGAAGCGGCATTAATGGGAATCGCTGCTATTGCTACCACGTCTTCCTCTTCTCGTGATGCACTGATAATAAAAGAGTATGTTTTATCGAGAGAGATGGCGATCAAGCTTGATGAGAAAATCGCATTAAAGGAACACTATGCAAACTCAGAATGGGATTTCTTCAGTCGCCTATCTAAAGACGCCACCATCGAAGAATACGTAGAGTTTTATAAAAACCGAATAACTGTCCGTCATGACGAGCTATCCGATATTTTATATATCGAAGTGCAAGCCTATACCAATGATTTTGCCCTTCTGCTTGGTCAGGAAGTACTACAGCAAAGCGAAGCTTTTATTAATACGCTTGGCGATAAAATGGCCCAAGAACAGCTAATTTATGCAAAAAAAGAGGTTGAGCGATTACATAATAATATGAAAGTTCAGCAGCAACGCCTGCTTACCTTCCAGAACAGTAATCAATTGTATAGCCCAGAGCAACAAGGTAGCGCACTTCTGACTGCCATTGGCACACTGCAGAGTGAAGTAATACAAGCGGAAGCAAAGTTAAAGGAAATGCAGAGTGTCATGCATGACGACGCAGCAGAAGTGAGAAGTCAAAAGAACTTAATCTCTTCACTAAAGCAACAGCTATCGGAAGAGAAAGCAAAGCTTACTTCGGAAGATCAAGTCTCATTGAATAAGGTGAATGCACAGTATCAAGAAATTAAATTAAATACTGAACTTGCAGCCGCCATGTATCAATCTGCACTTTCCGGTATGGAAACAGTTCGTTCCGATGCTTATCGCAAGTTAAAGCACTTACTGGTCATACAGCACCCACGTCAACCGCAAGAAGATAAATATCCAAGACGTATATACAGCATCGTCACTTGGTTTGTTTCACTATTGCTTATCTATTTTTTGGGTCGCCTAGTATGGACGATTATTAAAGAACACAAGGATTAACAGTTTAATGAATAAATACATAAGTAACATTTTGTTAATTATAGGGTTATTTGTTTTTACGCAAACCCATGCAATTGATATCCAGAAAGATCAAGAATCTCATCAATCTAACGCAATACAAAGCCAGGCGAAAGGGGATGTTTTTGCTAACTGGTTGTTTACCGGCGCTTTTGCTCGCACAGCGTTTAGTGGTATTAACCCTGCTTATCGCATCAGTCAAGGAGATAGCTTGCTAGTGCAGCTATGGGGCGGAATTGACTATCAGAATGAAACCAAGGTTGATGCACAAGGCAATATATTCATTCCCAAAGTAGGGCCGGTGAAAGTACAAGGCGTTAATAATGCGGATCTGAACAAGGTTGTTTTAAAGTCCATTAAACGTGTTTATAAATCGAATGTAGAAGCCTATGTGACCTTGATGTCTAGCCAGACCGTTAAAGTATTCCTTAGTGGTATGGTGAATAACCCTGGTTTATATGAAGGACAAAGTGCTGATTCCATACTCGCCTTTATTGATAAAGCAGGGGGTATCCGAGAGCAGATGGGCAGTTATCGCGATATTGAAGTAAAGCGAAATGGGAAAACACAAACCAAAATCGATTTATATCAGTTTATTGAGCAAGGCCGATTACCCAATATTCAGCTGCAAGATGGTGATGTTATCTTTGTTTCACCCAAGGTTGGTGATATTACCATTACGGGTGAAGTAGGTTTTGAAGGTCGATACGAAGTTATTGGTAATCAAACATCTTTAAAGAGTGTGTTGTCAGCGGTTGCGATCAAAGACTCAGCAACACACATTACCATAGTGGAACCTCACAATAGCGAAGGAATGAAAGAGGTAAAGGCAAAGCAATATCGTATTGGTGATACTGCAGGTGTTACGCTACGGGCTGGTTCAAGTGTGAAAGTATCATCGCAACTGCGTGCAAAAAGTATCAGTGTGGAAGTGATTGGTGAGCATGACTCTGAATTCGAAATGGTTGTTCCTTGGGGGGCGACTCTAGCCGATTTATTGGGCAAGGTTGAATACTCTGCGTTATCCAACAAAAACGCAATTCAATTATATAGAGAGTCTGTCGCGAAGCGACAAAAAGACATGCTAATGGCATCGTTACAATCATTAGAGCAAAGCGTCTTAACCGCTCGATCAGAAACCACAGAAGCAGCAAAACTGAGAGCTGCAGAAGCCGAGACGATTCTAAAATGGATTGATAAAGCCAAACAAGTCGAACCAAGAGGGCAAGTTCTATTGGCCGACGGATATAATCCTAACGAAGTCATTCTCCAACAAGGGGATAAAGTCGTCATACCGAGCAAAACCAGCTTGGTCATGATCCACGGGGAAGTATTGTTCCCAACAGCGATTACTTACAACGCAGACCTGGACGTCGAAGAGTATATCGGAAAAGCCGGAGGTACTACTGCCGATATAGATGATGCCAACATTTTAATAATGAAACCAAATGGCTCTTTTGTGGACGTGAACTCTGATCTATCCGACGAAGATGTTATCGCACCCGGTGATGAGATATTCGTACTGGCAAAGCCTGATGTGAAATCATTACAGTTAACGAAAGACATTACACAGATTCTATATCAAGTAGCGGTATCAGCAGCTGTGGTGGTCGCGCTTTAGTATGCGAATAGGTTTGATTGCGGATGAATTTACTCGATACTGTTTGGAGCTAGAACAGGGAGTTGAAGTTGTTAACCTAGAAAAAAGGGTGTATCCACTACAGGTTTTACTAAAAGGTTTAGACCTTGTATTGGTTGAATCAGCGTGGCTGGGCTATAAGAATTCATGGAAGCGAAAAGTAGCCTCTTATGGTGATGTAACCAGTTCGCTTGATCATATGCATTGGCTAACTACTTTGTGTCGAATTAAAAGGATTCCTACAGTCTTCTGGAATAAAGAAGACCCGGTCTGTTTTGAAAGATTTAAACATCAAGTGTCGAAGTTCGATGTCGTACTGACCACAGATAGCAATATGGTTCCTCGCTATCAAAAAGAGACAGACGCGAAAAAGGTACTGCAACAGAGTTTTTTCTTTCAGCCTGAACTACATAATCCCGAGCCGACTGATGTATCTCATCAATTTGACGGGAAAACACTATTTTGTGGTGGGTATTATGAGCAAGAATACCCAGATAGGGCCGAACGCTTGGACTGGGCTATTGAAGGTATAGGTAAAAAAAGCGTAGTTATATTTGACCGATTTGATGGTGCCAAGTCAGGTTGGCAAAAACATAAGGGCTTGAAAATTGAACCGTCGTTTGATTATGAAAGATCAAAACCGTTCTACCAAGCGGGGGCCGCGCACTTAAATGTGAATTCAATCGATGGATTGGGAACTATGTTTAGCCGTCGAATGCTGGAGTTGATTGCTTGTAACCAAAAAGTCATCGATATAACGAATTATAAAAAGAAGAGCGCTCTAAGTGAGTTTGTAATTCAGGTTAGCAATGCGCAAGAAGCAAAAGACGCTTTAAATAAAGATAAACCCAATGTTGATTATCAATATTTAATAGAAAAATATTCTGTAAGCGCATTTATGAAAAAACTAAAAAGTAATATTTAAACGGAGTTAAATATATGAAAGTACTACTAGTATTCGGCACAAGACCAGAAGCCATTAAGATGTGTCCGCTTGTATTGGCCATGCAAAAAGACCCAAGAATAGAGCCTGTGGTGTGTGTGACCGCACAACATCGCGAAATGCTTGATCAAGTTCTTAATATCTTTGATATTAAACCAGACTTTGATCTTAACATAATGAAGAAAGGCCAAGACCTGACTGACGTCACAGTTTCAATATTATCGAAGCTTAAGGATGTGATTGCAGAAGTTAAGCCGGATTCAATATTTGTCCATGGGGATACGGCTACAACTCTTGCTGCGACACTCGCCGCTTATTACCAAAAAATACCTGTTGGTCATGTAGAGGCAGGGCTGCGAACTCAAAATATTTATAGCCCGTGGCCTGAAGAAGGTAACCGCAAGCTTACAGGTGCATTGGCGCAACATCACTTCGCCCCAACAGAAGTATCTAAAGCGAACTTGGTAAACGAAGGTATTGCCGAGAGCAACATTCATATAACAGGTAATACGGTTATTGACGCTTTGTTGTGGGTGGCTAAGAAAATCGATCAAGATGAATCTCTGCATGAGCATGTAGAATCATTATTACCCAAGTTAGACAATTCTAAGCGAATGATCTTAGTAACAGGTCATCGTCGTGAAAACTTTGGTCAAAGCTTTGACAATATCTGCCATTCTATTCGTGAGCTAGCCCAAAGGGATGATGTAGAGGTGGTCTATCCTGTTCATCTTAACCCGAATGTACGAGAGCCAGTAGATCGTATTTTAAAAGGTGTGAAAAATGTCCATTTAATTGAGCCACTAGACTACCTGCCTTTTGTTGCATTGATGAAAAAAGCTGCAATTATCCTGACTGATTCCGGCGGTATACAAGAAGAAGCACCGTCATTGGGTAAACCTGTATTGGTTATGCGTGATACCACCGAGCGACCAGAAGCCGTAACAGCTGGTACTGTAAAGTTAGTCGGTACAAATCAAGATGTCATTGTTAATGAGATTACGCGTCTACTAGACAATCAAGATGATTATTTAGAGATGTCCTACGCCCATAATCCATATGGTGATGGCCATGCGTGCAAACATATAATAGATGCATTGTTTGTTGAAAAAACTCATGTCGAAGAAATAGCTCAAGAAGTAGTAGGTGCTTAACATGTTCAAAAAAATATCCGTAATTGGTTTAGGTTATATCGGTTTGCCGACCGCAGCAGTCATCGCTTCCAAAGGTATTGAAGTGATTGGTGTCGACGTAAATGAGCACGCCGTTAATACAATTAATGAGGGAAAAATCCATATCGTCGAGCCTGGTCTTGAGGATATGGTCAAGCAGGATGTGGAAAAAGGGTTGCTAAAAGCCTACTTAGAGCCACAAGAGGCCGATGCATTTTTGATCGCAGTACCAACCCCTTTTAAAGGCGAAGATCACACCCCCAATTTAGATTACATAGAGGCTGCTTCTAAAGCCGTTGCTAAAGTACTAAAAACTGGCGACTTGGTTATTTTAGAATCTACTTCTCCAGTAGGTGCGACAGAAAAAATGGCGGCTTGGATCGCCGAAGTTCGTCCAGATCTAAAAGTATCCGGTGTTAATGCAGACAACGAAGTTGATATATTTATAGCCCATTGTCCAGAGCGAGTATTGCCGGGCCATGTTATTCGTGAACTAGAAGAAAACGACCGTGTAATTGGCGGGTTAGACGAAGCCAGTACAGAGCGAGCTACAGCGCTCTATAAAACATTTGTGAAAGGCGAGTGTATAGCGACAAATGCCCGCACTGCTGAGATGGCAAAGCTGACAGAAAATGCAAGCCGTGATGTTCAAATCGCATTTGCAAATGAATTATCGCTTATCTGTGATAAGCAAGGCATTGATGTATGGGAATTAATCGAGCTAGCGAATCGCCACCCTCGCGTCAATATCCTCCAACCTGGAGCAGGTGTTGGTGGTCACTGTATCGCAGTAGACCCATGGTTTATTGTCAATCAAAACCCTGAGGATGCAAAAATAATCCATCAAGCACGCAAAACAAATGACTATAAGCCAAATTGGGTAGTGGAAAAAATAGAAGAAGCTGTAAAGGACATTGAGAACCCCACCATTGCGTGTTTGGGGTTAGCGTTCAAACCCGATATTGATGATTTACGTGAAAGTCCTGCGTTACAAATCACCGAAAAGCTAGCGGCCAAAGGCTATAATATATTGGCAGTCGAGCCGAATGTAGATGCGTTGCCCAAATCGTTAGTGGGTTTAGAAAATGTACATTTGGTTTCTTTAGAAGAAGCCATACAAGAAACAAATGTTGTTGGCATTTTGGTTAAGCATAAAGAGTTTACCGGTGAGTATTTTAGTGTTCCTACACTAGATTTTGTAAATTCAGGAGGGAAGTCGTTGTAATGGTCTCCAGAATTAGGAATTCTGACTCTTATCAAGGTCTAACAAGAAAGCAATTACAAAAGAAAATTGATGACTTACTTGAAGCGAGCAAAACTAATGAAGATATAGAGTATCAATATAATTTGTTGTCACAAGACTTGATAAAAACTAAAGAATCTCTAAAGAGTGCTCAGCTGAAGTATAGAGGCGTTACAGGTCAAAATTCTGATCTTAAGTTAGAGCGTGATAAGTTAAAAAAAGAGTTAGAAGAGGCCGTTAAGCTTCAAGATAGACTGATAAAGGAAATAAGTCAAAACTCCCTAATCGAACTAGAATCTAAATCAAATCAGGTTAAGGCTAGTAATTTAGCTGGCGATATATTTTCGTTGAAAAAAAGAATTATAGAAAAAGACATTGAAATTGAAAAAATAAGATCCGACTTGTCTGAAGCAAGAATTAATATAGTTAAGGTTAAGAATACCCTTTCTTTTAGATTGGGTTATATTTTGATTTTTGCTTTTAAAAGCTGGAAAAACTTTTTCTCACTTCCTAAAGATTTATATGCCCTTATGTCTGAGTCAAAGTCAAAACGAACTGAAAAACGCGTAAAGATTAAGAGGGTGATTGAGCAAA from Bermanella marisrubri carries:
- the wecB gene encoding non-hydrolyzing UDP-N-acetylglucosamine 2-epimerase, with the translated sequence MKVLLVFGTRPEAIKMCPLVLAMQKDPRIEPVVCVTAQHREMLDQVLNIFDIKPDFDLNIMKKGQDLTDVTVSILSKLKDVIAEVKPDSIFVHGDTATTLAATLAAYYQKIPVGHVEAGLRTQNIYSPWPEEGNRKLTGALAQHHFAPTEVSKANLVNEGIAESNIHITGNTVIDALLWVAKKIDQDESLHEHVESLLPKLDNSKRMILVTGHRRENFGQSFDNICHSIRELAQRDDVEVVYPVHLNPNVREPVDRILKGVKNVHLIEPLDYLPFVALMKKAAIILTDSGGIQEEAPSLGKPVLVMRDTTERPEAVTAGTVKLVGTNQDVIVNEITRLLDNQDDYLEMSYAHNPYGDGHACKHIIDALFVEKTHVEEIAQEVVGA
- a CDS encoding ABC transporter ATP-binding protein, which gives rise to MIKFDNLSKYYPTKQGRRYVLKNVNLAIPTDVNIAVLGPNGVGKSTLIRMLGGADYPSQGAILSDKKISWPLGLQGGLQGSMTGRENARFVARIHGIKDTKEIEEKVAEFAEIGAYFDEPVKTYSSGMKSRVTFGLTMGFDFDFDVLLIDELGAVGDANFRKKSQAVLKEKFESTKLIMVSHSMGELRKHCQSGILIKDQTLVFFSDLEEAIHSYEETYVRAS
- a CDS encoding UDP-glucose dehydrogenase family protein, producing MKISIFGGGYVGLVQAAVLSEVGHDVTCVDINPRKVDALNRGLIPIYEPGLDVLVKQGLSKGLLTFTIDAEEAIQHATAIFIAVGTPPDEDGSADLQHVLKVAETIAQYMNEYKVIINKSTVPVGTGARVKSVVREQLKSRNVICEFDVVSNPEFLKEGAAVADCQRPDRIVIGVESDKAANIMREIYEHFNRNHEKIIQMDIRSAELTKYAANCMLATKISFMNEMANLAEKLGADIESVRQGIGSDPRIGYHFIYPGCGYGGSCFPKDINALLNTSRQVSYDAKILKAVDRVNQKQKQVLFNKLHQVFNGDLVGRTIALWGLSFKPETDDTREATSLVLINALLEAGVAVQAYDPQARAEVGNIYGDQEELTLTDKKEDALIAADALVIVTEWKEFRSPNFELIQQSLNYPIIVDGRNLYSPQKMKQLGFIYYGVGRGESIKKQPAVIMTAPKEMVQ
- a CDS encoding ABC transporter permease, yielding MKRSSLHIMRDTVHALLMRELKTRFGNSKLGYFWAIAEPAAQASIIAILFTLIGRNSLAGVPVALFLISGVMPFKSFSKVVNQLSSGINANKALFAYRQVSPIDPIITRFIIELATFFIVYLIILAVMFWLGFEVVPQDLLMLITVSLLLLAMGFGIALCMNSAVSYWQDATKLLSMVMMPMFFISGILYTATMIPAKFWYLFSWNPVFHAMELSRTAFFASYETPVGDLGYLALVALAFNVLGVMLYRVNRVRFITS
- the wecC gene encoding UDP-N-acetyl-D-mannosamine dehydrogenase; this encodes MFKKISVIGLGYIGLPTAAVIASKGIEVIGVDVNEHAVNTINEGKIHIVEPGLEDMVKQDVEKGLLKAYLEPQEADAFLIAVPTPFKGEDHTPNLDYIEAASKAVAKVLKTGDLVILESTSPVGATEKMAAWIAEVRPDLKVSGVNADNEVDIFIAHCPERVLPGHVIRELEENDRVIGGLDEASTERATALYKTFVKGECIATNARTAEMAKLTENASRDVQIAFANELSLICDKQGIDVWELIELANRHPRVNILQPGAGVGGHCIAVDPWFIVNQNPEDAKIIHQARKTNDYKPNWVVEKIEEAVKDIENPTIACLGLAFKPDIDDLRESPALQITEKLAAKGYNILAVEPNVDALPKSLVGLENVHLVSLEEAIQETNVVGILVKHKEFTGEYFSVPTLDFVNSGGKSL
- a CDS encoding polysaccharide biosynthesis/export family protein; the protein is MNKYISNILLIIGLFVFTQTHAIDIQKDQESHQSNAIQSQAKGDVFANWLFTGAFARTAFSGINPAYRISQGDSLLVQLWGGIDYQNETKVDAQGNIFIPKVGPVKVQGVNNADLNKVVLKSIKRVYKSNVEAYVTLMSSQTVKVFLSGMVNNPGLYEGQSADSILAFIDKAGGIREQMGSYRDIEVKRNGKTQTKIDLYQFIEQGRLPNIQLQDGDVIFVSPKVGDITITGEVGFEGRYEVIGNQTSLKSVLSAVAIKDSATHITIVEPHNSEGMKEVKAKQYRIGDTAGVTLRAGSSVKVSSQLRAKSISVEVIGEHDSEFEMVVPWGATLADLLGKVEYSALSNKNAIQLYRESVAKRQKDMLMASLQSLEQSVLTARSETTEAAKLRAAEAETILKWIDKAKQVEPRGQVLLADGYNPNEVILQQGDKVVIPSKTSLVMIHGEVLFPTAITYNADLDVEEYIGKAGGTTADIDDANILIMKPNGSFVDVNSDLSDEDVIAPGDEIFVLAKPDVKSLQLTKDITQILYQVAVSAAVVVAL